The sequence below is a genomic window from Betaproteobacteria bacterium.
CAAGTCGCCCTTGGCCATGTTGGCCAGCAGCAGATTCCACTGGTTCATCAGTTCGTCCGACTGCACGGCGCAGCCCACGGCCCGGGCCGCATGGCGGCCGATGGTGGAGTGCATGGCGTCCAGGCCCACCTTGGCGCCGGCCAGGCTGGAGACCAGGTCGAGGGCGGCGGTGGCGTACTTCTTGGTCGGCTCGTGGCCGGCGGCCAGCATGTTGAGCACCCGGGAGAGGGGCCCCACCTGCATGGGCTTGCCGTAGAAGGTGGGCGACTTGAGCCAGGAATACTTGCCGTTATCCTGGAAGTCCGTGTAATTGGGCTTGGTCTCGCCCTTGTAGGGGTGGAGGGACACGTCGTTGCCGGCGGCGTAGTCGTACCACGAATGCTTGATCGCCTCCGACACGCCGTCGGTGAAGTACTTGTCGCCGAAGGTCTTGATCGGCTTGTGGCTTTCCAGCTTGCCGCCCTCGATATAGCCGCCCGGCAGGGCGAAGACGGTGCCCTTGCCGTCCAGCGGAATATCCGGCACGCAGAGGTAGTCGATGATGCCCTTGCCGTATTTGGTCCAGTCGGCGTAGAAGGCGCCGACGGCGGCCACATCGACCAGATAGACGTTCTTGACGAAGTCGTCGAGCTTCTCGATCCACTCCTTCACCGCCAAGAGGCGCTCGACGGTAAGCACCGACTGGGAGTCCAGGGAAAGCGGGTTGGCCACGCCGCCCACCGCCACGTTCTGGATGTGGGGTGACTTGGAACCCAGGATGGCGACGATCTTGTTGGCGTAGCGTTGCACCTCCAGGGCCTGCAGGTAATGCACGGTCGCCAGCAGATTCACCTCCGGGGACAGCTTCATGGCCGGGTGGCCCCAGTAGCCGTTGGTGAAAATGCCGAGCTGGCCGGTACCGACGAAGCCCTTCAGCTTTTCCTGCACCTTCTTGAATTCGGCCTCGCTGTTGTTGTTCCAGTTGGACAGGCTCTGGGCCAGGCTGGCCGCCTTCTTGGGGTCGGCCTTCAAGGCAGAAACCACGTCCACCCAGTCCAGCGCCGAGAGGTGGTAGAAATGCACGATATGGTCATGGATGGCGTGGGCCAGCATGATCATGTTGCGGATGTACTGGGCATTGACCGGGATTTCCAGTTGCAGGGCGTTTTCCACCGCCCGCACCGAGGCGAAGGCATGCACCGTGGTGCACACGCCGCAGATGCGCTGGGTGATGGCCCAGGCGTCCCGCGGGTCGCGGCCGATGAGGATGTTCTCGACCCCCCGCCACATCTGGCCCGAGGCCCAGGCCTTCTTGACGCGGCCGCCGTCCACTTCCACATCCACGCGCAGGTGGCCCTCGATGCGGGTGATCGGGTCGATGGTGACTCGTTTGGACATGATTAAGCCTCCTGAAAGGCCGCCCTGAAGGAGGCGGCGCCCCCGTGGGGGGCAGCGAACACAAGGTCGAAGACCGCAGGACAGCCGAAGGCTGGTCCCGCGAAGCGGGATGCGGCCTTGCCGCACAAAGTGAGCGTGGGGGTCATTTTCTTTCCTATCCCTGAATTCAGTGGGCCGCGGCGGCACCCTCGCGGGGCAGCACCGGGAAACGGCGGGTGATGATGATGTAGGCGAGGACTTCCAGCGCGAACATGCCGGCGGTGACGATCATTTCGGCGATGGACGGGAAGTAGTTCCAGCCCGTGTCGACGCCCAGGCCCGTGTCGTAGCCGATGAGGAAGCCGTTGAGGCGCAGGAAGACGCCGCCCACCATGATGGCCACCCCGGCAAGGAAGAGCCGGGCCGGATTGCGCCGGGCGGCAGCCGACCCGACCAGGACGAAGGGCGCCAGGAAGGCCAGGTTCTCGATCCAGAAGACGAAGGCTTCCAGGCTGGGACGGAAGGCGTTGCCCAGGGCGCCGCGCACCACCAGATCGCCGAAGCGCACCACCAGGTAGGCGCCCAGCACCCCCAGCATGACCTTGGCCATGGGTTCCAGCAGATGGACTTCGATCTGCCGCCGGTAGGCCGAAGACGCCACGCAGGACTCGAAGAGCACCACCCCGTAGCCGATGGCGATGGCGGTCAGCAGGTAAAGGAGCGGCACGACGGGGGTCTGCCACAGGGGATTGACCTGGGGCCCCATCACCACCAGGAGCGTCCCCAGGGACGACTGGTGCATCATGGGCAGCAGGGTGCCGAGGGCGATGACGACGAAGAGCACCTTGTCCAGCTTCTTGCGGGCGTCCTTCAGGCCCCAGTGCTCCAGGAAGGCCGGCGAGAACTCGATCCACATCACCAGGATGTAGGCCGAGATGCACACCGCCACCTCGAACATGACCGAGTTGGGATTGGCGTAGCCCGGCGCGAAGATGTGCCAGAAGTTCCAGTAGCGCCCCAGGTCGAAAATGACGCCGACCCCGGCCAGGGTGTAGCCGAAGAGGCTCGCCAGCAGCGCCGGCCGCACCAGCGGGTGATACTCGCCGCGGTTGAAGATATAGACCAGCATGGCCACCGAGAAGCCGCCGCAGGCGAAGGCGGAACCGATGATGACATCGACCACCACCCAGATGCCCCAGGGGTAGCCGTCGTTCAGGTTGGTGACCGCCCCCAGGCCGAAGAGGAAGCGGGTGATCAGAACGGCCAGCATGGCGAGCACCAGGACGCCGCACACGAAGGTCGCCGGATTGAGCAGGCTGCCGCCCACCGGGGCGGGCGCTGCGTGACGATGGGCGCTCATGACTGGCCTCCTTCCTTGCCTTCCTCTTCGGCCACCACGTTGCGACGGGCGATGAAGGTCAGGGCACCGAGGACGGCGATGGGCATGATCAGCCCGCCGTACAGGGTGTGCTGGATGGTTTCCGAAGTGGCGGCGGAAGCCGTCGGCTTGAGGTCGGGCATGCCCGCCTTCTGGAAATTCACCGCCGAGAGCTTCAGGACCTGGGTACCCCCGTATTCGGTTTCGCCATAGACGTGTTGCAGATAGTGGCCCACCTGGGCCTGGTAGCTCTGGTCCGGCTCGTCGCGCCAGCCACGGCGGCGACGCTCGCCCTTGCCATCCTCGCCGGTGGCCAGAATCTTCTCCTGGCCGTGGCGCAGGTGGCCGCGGGGAATGGTGGTCCACTCGCCGGGCTTCAAGGCAAGCCGGCGCTTGGCTTCGGCCAGCAGATCCTCGGTGCGGCCGAAGAGGGTCGCTCCGGTGGGGCAGACCTCGGCGCAGGCCGAGTAATGGCCTTCCTTGTGGCGGTGGCGGCACAACTCGCACTTGCCGATCTTGCCGGTGGGCGAATCGTACTGGTACTTGGGAATGCCGAAGGGGCAGGCGGCAACGCAGTAGCGGCAGCCGATGCAGGCGTCGGCATCGTAGCCGACGATGCCGGTCTCAGGATCCTTGGTCATGGCCGA
It includes:
- a CDS encoding nickel-dependent hydrogenase large subunit; the encoded protein is MSKRVTIDPITRIEGHLRVDVEVDGGRVKKAWASGQMWRGVENILIGRDPRDAWAITQRICGVCTTVHAFASVRAVENALQLEIPVNAQYIRNMIMLAHAIHDHIVHFYHLSALDWVDVVSALKADPKKAASLAQSLSNWNNNSEAEFKKVQEKLKGFVGTGQLGIFTNGYWGHPAMKLSPEVNLLATVHYLQALEVQRYANKIVAILGSKSPHIQNVAVGGVANPLSLDSQSVLTVERLLAVKEWIEKLDDFVKNVYLVDVAAVGAFYADWTKYGKGIIDYLCVPDIPLDGKGTVFALPGGYIEGGKLESHKPIKTFGDKYFTDGVSEAIKHSWYDYAAGNDVSLHPYKGETKPNYTDFQDNGKYSWLKSPTFYGKPMQVGPLSRVLNMLAAGHEPTKKYATAALDLVSSLAGAKVGLDAMHSTIGRHAARAVGCAVQSDELMNQWNLLLANMAKGDLKTYNKPTFPKGEQMGVGFHEAPRGVLSHWVVIDSGKIKNYQCVVPTTWNAAPRNEKDQPGAYEACLLDNPVADPEKPLEVLRTVHSFDPCLACAVHVVDQENNPVVTVKAV
- the hybB gene encoding Ni/Fe-hydrogenase cytochrome b subunit, yielding MSAHRHAAPAPVGGSLLNPATFVCGVLVLAMLAVLITRFLFGLGAVTNLNDGYPWGIWVVVDVIIGSAFACGGFSVAMLVYIFNRGEYHPLVRPALLASLFGYTLAGVGVIFDLGRYWNFWHIFAPGYANPNSVMFEVAVCISAYILVMWIEFSPAFLEHWGLKDARKKLDKVLFVVIALGTLLPMMHQSSLGTLLVVMGPQVNPLWQTPVVPLLYLLTAIAIGYGVVLFESCVASSAYRRQIEVHLLEPMAKVMLGVLGAYLVVRFGDLVVRGALGNAFRPSLEAFVFWIENLAFLAPFVLVGSAAARRNPARLFLAGVAIMVGGVFLRLNGFLIGYDTGLGVDTGWNYFPSIAEMIVTAGMFALEVLAYIIITRRFPVLPREGAAAAH
- the hybA gene encoding hydrogenase 2 operon protein HybA, with amino-acid sequence MTQPPRALQALPREGAPAALGRTSGEPVAGRRNFLRSCLAGGAAAAATVVPEAASARETLKRPPGAMGLLYDATLCVGCQACVAACKQANENPPEFNVMDHLWDTPLDTSGHTFNLIKMYRHGTMEVKDAEENGYSFMKTSCMHCADPSCVSACPVSAMTKDPETGIVGYDADACIGCRYCVAACPFGIPKYQYDSPTGKIGKCELCRHRHKEGHYSACAEVCPTGATLFGRTEDLLAEAKRRLALKPGEWTTIPRGHLRHGQEKILATGEDGKGERRRRGWRDEPDQSYQAQVGHYLQHVYGETEYGGTQVLKLSAVNFQKAGMPDLKPTASAATSETIQHTLYGGLIMPIAVLGALTFIARRNVVAEEEGKEGGQS